From the genome of Camelus dromedarius isolate mCamDro1 chromosome 19, mCamDro1.pat, whole genome shotgun sequence, one region includes:
- the CD83 gene encoding CD83 antigen: MARGLQLLLLSCACSLAPAAREVKVACLEDVDLPCTAHWDPQVPYAVSWAKLTVSGAERLEVPQEDLQSYRQNSTSEAPGERPYSLKIRNTTSCSSGTYRCTLEDPEGQRNLSGTVILKVTGCSQGRREETFKKYRAEIVLLLTLVIFYLTLIIFTCKFARQQSIFPDFSKPVMEQAFLPVTSPSKQSEPVTLHKTVLV, encoded by the exons ATGGCGCGCGgcctccagctcctgctcctgAGCTGCG cctgcagcctggcgCCCGCGGCGCGGGAGGTGAAGGTGGCCTGTTTGGAGGATGTGGACTTGCCCTGCACTGCCCACTGGGACCCGCAGGTCCCCTACGCGGTCTCCTGGGCCAAG CTTACAGTCAGCGGTGCAGAGAGGCTGGAGGTGCCCCAGGAAGACCTGCAGTCCTATCGCCAGAACAGCACTTCAGAGGCTCCCGGTGAAAGGCCATACTCCCTGAAGATCCGAAACACTACCAGCTGCAGCTCGGGGACCTACAGGTGCACCCTGGAGGATCCGGAAGGACAGAGAAACCTCAGTGGCACTGTGATCTTGAAAGTGACAG gatgcTCTCAGGGACGCAGAGAAGAGACTTTTAAGAAATACAGAGCTGAGATTGTACTGCTGTTGACTCTGGTCATTTTCTACTTAACACTCATCATTTTCACTTGC AAGTTTGCACGACAGCAGagtattttcccagatttttctAAACCCGTCATGGAACAAGCTTTCCTGCCAGTCACCTCCCCAAGTAAGCAGTCGGAGCCCGTGACTCTTCACAAGACGGTACTGGTGTGA